The following proteins are encoded in a genomic region of Glycine soja cultivar W05 chromosome 17, ASM419377v2, whole genome shotgun sequence:
- the LOC114394169 gene encoding polyadenylate-binding protein-interacting protein 7-like, which yields MSLSKKGSQTDTKLSSLNKATYLNPNAAEFVPFALRSSPSGSTSSVDAAARFTTAGSLGKAVLDRSESSISNNSDDEAHQYWRCQLPDDITPDFKVMGEDESQGLNNLSLAGLSINDDNESSMFPSSKGSRYILNEQLELSPQHLNGNTFADKLRFSNSTYREEPSSGSILNSSAKPWDRQIGNTDLHVTSGQEELVYDENSGHGFLNDVFAGNSLVNDTDLNPLEFLASLFPGFASESLAEVFFANACDLHLTIEMLTQLEIQVDGGFNQNPSPKTLSSPNLSAMDFPALTSSNGQNTSKYAADNVQQSGIPYISSDKDMLMFKSGSSIPSRGSVDFASAVRKLASQDSGIWKYDKNGSGDASTGSSRGLNALASAYNGGQGRVNIGDRLQSRGSARAAPVWLETGDAVANMYSELREEARDHARLRNAYFEQARQAYLIGNKALAKELSVKGQLHNMHMKAAHGKAQESIYRQRNPVAPENGRGHQRMIDLHGLHVSEAIHVLKHELSVLRSTARAAEQRLQVYICVGTGHHTRGSRTPARLPIAVQRYLLEEEGLDFTEPQPGLLRVVIY from the exons TCCCAAACAGACACAAAACTGAGCTCCTTAAACAAAGCAACCTATTTGAATCCAAATGCAGCAGAGTTTGTTCCATTTGCCCTCAGATCATCGCCATCTGGAAGCACCAGCTCGGTAGATGCAGCAGCGAGGTTTACTACTGCTGGATCTCTTGGGAAAGCAGTTTTAGATCGATCAGAATCATCCATTTCAAATAATTCCGATGATGAGGCTCACCAGTACTGGCGTTGTCAGCTTCCTGATGATATCACCCCTGACTTCAAGGTCATGGGAGAGGACGAATCCCAAGGTCTTAACAACCTCTCTTTAGCAGGCTTATCTATAAATGATGATAATGAATCCTCAATGTTTCCTTCTTCTAAGGGAAGTAGATATATACTAAATGAGCAGCTGGAACTGTCTCCACAGCACCTTAATGGCAATACTTTTGCTGATAAATTAAGGTTTTCCAATTCAACCTACAGGGAGGAGCCATCTTCAGGAAGCATTTTGAACTCATCAGCAAAGCCTTGGGATAGGCAAATTGGGAATACCGATTTGCACGTTACCAGTGGTCAAGAGGAACTTGTTTATGATGAAAACTCTGGACATGGATTCTTAAATGATGTTTTTGCAGGGAATTCTCTTGTGAATGATACAGATTTGAACCCTTTGGAGTTTTTAGCTTCTCTATTCCCTGGTTTTGCTTCAGAAAGCCTTGCTGAAGTTTTCTTCGCCAATGCATGCGATTTACATCTGACCATTGAGATGCTCACTCAGTTAGAG aTTCAAGTTGATGGTGGCTTCAATCAGAATCCGAGTCCAAAGACTCTGTCATCTCCCAATCTGAGTGCAATGGACTTTCCAGCTCTTACATCATCAAATGGGCAGAATACTTCAAAATATGCTGCAGATAATGTTCAACAAAGTGGCATTCCATACATATCATCTGATAAAGACATGCTCATGTTCAAATCTGGCTCTTCTATTCCATCTAGAGGTTCTGTTGACTTTGCTTCAGCAGTCAGAAAATTGGCTTCTCAGGATTCTGGTATATGGAAGTATGATAAAAATGGTTCTGGTGATGCTTCCACTGGCTCTAGTAGGGGTTTAAATGCTCTGGCTAGTGCCTACAATGGTGGACAGGGGAGAGTCAACATTGGTGATAGATTACAGAGTCGTGGTTCTGCTCGGGCAGCTCCTGTTTGGCTTGAAACTGGTGACGCAGTTG CAAATATGTATTCTGAGCTGCGGGAGGAGGCTCGTGATCATGCACGCTTGCGTAATGCATATTTTGAGCAG GCACGACAAGCCTACCTTATTGGCAACAAGGCCCTTGCAAAGGAGCTAAGTGTTAAGGGGCAACTGCACAACATGCATATGAAAGCAGCTCATGGAAAAGCTCAAGAATCTATTTACCGCCAGAG GAATCCCGTTGCTCCAGAGAATGGAAGAGGGCACCAGAGAATGATAGACCTACACGGTCTGCACGTAAGTGAAGCGATTCACGTGCTGAAACACGAACTGAGTGTGCTAAGAAGCACGGCCAGAGCCGCTGAGCAGCGTTTGCAGGTTTACATCTGTGTTGGCACTGGTCACCATACTCGGGGCTCCCGCACTCCCGCAAGACTCCCGATAGCTGTACAGCGTTATCTACTTGAAGAAGAAGGCCTTGATTTCACGGAACCGCAGCCAGGCCTGCTTCGTGTTGTGATATATTGA